In Aquiflexum balticum DSM 16537, a single genomic region encodes these proteins:
- a CDS encoding SLBB domain-containing protein, with protein sequence MTTNFREAFQFIKLSLTLLLFVVAVGIVNGQSLSDIQNVKVDNLTDAQIEQLIKRAETSGMSEQQLEAMARERGMPATEVAKLRIRINQIRNKGAIQSDSTSPQTSQSRQWIQEDDFGIEKIEEEEPLTEEEEKIFGYSLFRNSELTFSPNLNIPTPKNYILGSGDQLLVDIYGASQFTYDLNINSEGMVFIPNVGPINLAGLSVEAATSRLTNTLGNIYSGLRGSSPNTFMQLRVGNIRSIQISMVGEVFAPGNYTLSSFASVFNALYAAGGIKQNGSFRNIRVYRNSKMVSEMDIYDFLVNGNQSANIRLEDNDVVLIPPVEKRVEISGPVRRPGLFEMKNDENLEDLIRFAGGFGSLAYPGVATVFRTTEKEFKVENIDRQNFGSFSPKEGDKFIFGELLDRYENRVQVSGALMRPGTFALEPGMGVKDLVNKAEGLRDDAFMNRAALFRTRSNFSLEIVTVNIGAILNGEEEDIVLQREDVLNIPSIYDLREEFYVIISGEVNKPGAFAFGENMKVADLVLRAGGFKESATSAQIEIARRVKDDVSGKLAEIFHIDIDRNLKITGDNADMVLTPFDHVIVRRSPGFQRERLVRVEGEVFFPGEYTIAHANERISDLLKRSGGLNKFAYPKGATLIRRNEYYSSPSDNQIKSTNLTEVKQNLQRIKRDTTEAEKILLSRIDQKITERGGDLSNQQGGLLIDDFRRETIENLVNEEGEEVVKIKTQDMIGINLSAIMENPGGPNDLIIQEGDVLSIPKQLQTVRMRGEVLFPTTSRYRENAGFKSYISRAGGFTDKSRKKRSYVVYANGDVKRTSNILFFKIYPSLEPGSEIIVPAKPDRDPMSIQGWLAIATSLATLGLLLNNIVQ encoded by the coding sequence ATGACGACCAACTTTAGGGAAGCATTTCAATTTATCAAATTATCATTAACACTACTGCTATTTGTTGTAGCGGTAGGCATAGTCAATGGACAATCTCTTTCAGATATTCAGAACGTTAAAGTTGATAACTTAACTGATGCTCAAATTGAACAGTTGATCAAAAGGGCTGAAACTTCCGGAATGTCCGAACAGCAGCTTGAGGCAATGGCAAGAGAAAGAGGCATGCCTGCTACCGAAGTTGCTAAACTTAGAATAAGAATAAATCAGATCAGAAATAAAGGCGCAATACAATCTGATTCCACTAGTCCCCAAACATCTCAAAGTAGACAATGGATTCAGGAAGACGATTTTGGAATTGAAAAAATCGAAGAAGAGGAACCACTTACAGAAGAGGAGGAAAAAATATTTGGCTATTCATTGTTTAGAAATTCCGAGCTTACTTTTTCTCCCAATCTGAACATCCCAACTCCAAAGAATTATATCTTGGGATCAGGAGATCAGTTGTTGGTAGATATTTATGGAGCTTCCCAGTTCACTTATGATTTAAATATCAATAGTGAAGGAATGGTTTTTATTCCCAACGTTGGACCTATCAATCTCGCAGGACTTAGTGTTGAGGCGGCTACAAGCAGGTTGACAAATACCTTAGGTAATATTTATTCGGGTTTAAGAGGTTCATCCCCGAATACCTTTATGCAATTGAGAGTCGGCAACATCCGATCAATTCAGATTTCAATGGTTGGAGAGGTTTTCGCACCGGGGAATTATACACTTTCTTCATTTGCAAGTGTTTTCAATGCACTTTACGCTGCTGGTGGCATAAAACAAAACGGTTCATTTAGAAATATAAGAGTCTACAGAAACAGCAAAATGGTCTCTGAAATGGATATCTATGATTTTTTGGTCAATGGTAACCAATCCGCCAACATCAGACTGGAAGACAATGATGTGGTTTTAATACCACCTGTCGAGAAGAGAGTTGAGATTTCAGGACCTGTCAGAAGACCGGGACTGTTTGAAATGAAAAATGATGAAAATCTTGAGGACCTCATTCGATTTGCAGGAGGATTTGGCAGTTTAGCCTATCCTGGCGTCGCTACTGTTTTCAGGACCACTGAAAAAGAGTTTAAGGTTGAAAATATTGACCGACAGAATTTTGGTTCCTTTTCACCAAAGGAAGGAGATAAGTTCATTTTTGGAGAATTATTGGACCGGTATGAAAACAGGGTGCAGGTTTCAGGGGCATTGATGCGTCCCGGAACATTTGCTTTGGAGCCGGGAATGGGCGTAAAAGATTTAGTGAATAAGGCAGAGGGTCTGAGAGATGACGCTTTCATGAATCGGGCGGCATTATTCAGAACAAGATCGAATTTTTCACTGGAAATTGTTACGGTAAATATTGGGGCCATTTTGAATGGTGAGGAAGAGGATATTGTCCTTCAAAGAGAAGATGTTTTGAATATTCCGAGCATTTATGATCTGCGTGAAGAATTCTATGTGATTATAAGCGGGGAAGTAAATAAGCCTGGTGCATTTGCTTTTGGAGAGAATATGAAAGTTGCTGATTTGGTGTTGAGGGCAGGAGGCTTTAAGGAATCGGCAACATCCGCACAGATTGAAATTGCCAGAAGGGTAAAAGATGATGTTTCAGGAAAGTTGGCCGAAATTTTCCATATAGATATTGACAGAAATCTCAAAATAACCGGTGATAACGCGGATATGGTCCTTACCCCATTTGACCATGTCATTGTGCGGAGAAGTCCGGGTTTCCAGAGAGAAAGATTGGTAAGGGTGGAAGGAGAGGTTTTCTTTCCAGGTGAATATACCATTGCCCATGCCAATGAAAGAATTTCTGACTTATTGAAAAGGTCAGGCGGATTAAACAAGTTTGCCTACCCTAAAGGTGCCACTTTGATCAGAAGGAATGAGTATTATTCCAGTCCAAGTGACAATCAGATAAAATCAACGAATTTGACAGAAGTCAAGCAAAATCTACAAAGGATAAAAAGAGATACGACTGAGGCAGAAAAAATATTGCTTTCCAGAATAGATCAAAAAATTACAGAAAGGGGTGGAGACTTATCCAATCAACAAGGAGGCTTGTTAATTGACGATTTTAGGAGAGAGACCATAGAGAATTTGGTCAATGAAGAGGGGGAAGAAGTAGTTAAAATTAAAACCCAAGATATGATTGGTATCAATCTATCTGCAATTATGGAAAATCCTGGTGGGCCAAATGATTTGATTATTCAAGAAGGAGATGTTTTAAGTATTCCCAAACAATTGCAGACAGTTAGGATGAGGGGTGAAGTATTGTTCCCGACTACTTCTAGATACCGGGAAAATGCAGGTTTCAAAAGTTATATATCAAGGGCAGGTGGATTTACAGACAAATCCCGTAAAAAACGGTCTTACGTAGTATATGCCAATGGAGATGTAAAGCGGACTTCAAATATTTTATTTTTCAAAATATATCCTTCTTTAGAACCTGGTTCGGAGATCATTGTTCCTGCTAAACCAGACAGAGACCCAATGTCCATCCAAGGCTGGTTAGCAATTGCTACTAGTCTAGCGACATTGGGTTTATTGTTGAATAATATAGTTCAATAA
- a CDS encoding helix-turn-helix domain-containing protein: MLDYLITSKTRLKLLIKFFSNSKNQGHLRGLAEEFGESTNAIRKELNNLSEAGFLLKVAEKNRIEYQANPKHPLFFNLQDLIRKYLGFDRLLETVLDRMGDVDEVVLTGDYAQGIDSGTIEVLIKGEELNEDYLDHLGTRIEQLIERKVKFNLNGNCNSSEELVLYKK, from the coding sequence ATGCTCGATTACCTCATCACATCAAAAACCAGGTTAAAGCTTTTGATCAAATTCTTTAGCAATTCCAAAAATCAAGGACACTTGAGGGGGTTGGCTGAAGAATTTGGTGAATCCACCAATGCTATCAGAAAGGAACTGAACAACCTTAGTGAAGCCGGTTTTTTGCTAAAGGTGGCAGAAAAAAACAGAATTGAATATCAAGCAAATCCAAAGCATCCCCTTTTTTTCAATTTGCAGGATCTCATCCGTAAGTATCTTGGTTTTGATAGGTTACTTGAAACTGTTCTTGATCGGATGGGAGACGTAGATGAAGTGGTACTTACAGGAGATTATGCACAGGGAATTGACTCAGGTACCATTGAGGTTCTGATCAAAGGAGAAGAACTCAATGAAGATTACCTGGACCATTTGGGGACAAGAATTGAACAGCTGATAGAAAGAAAAGTAAAATTCAATCTAAACGGAAATTGTAATTCTTCTGAAGAGCTAGTTCTATATAAGAAATAG